The Ziziphus jujuba cultivar Dongzao chromosome 3, ASM3175591v1 region ACCAGACTCTTCATGTATTAGGCTTAGAGTtttcaattcatcaaatttttgcatatatttagtaattgacataatattttgtttcaaaGTAATTGCTTGCTCACATAACTTGTCATAATATTTAGTAGGCATCTATCTTTCCCGAAGTTTAACTTTCATCTCTTGCCAAGTACCAATGGGTGGGTACCCTATCCTCCTTATGGCTCTTTCAACACTCGTCCAGCAAATTTTAGCAAGACCTACTAGTTTTATTCTGGCAAATCTTACTCTCCGATTATCATCATATCATACCCATCAAAGTATTCTTCAAAGGCAGAAAGCAAATCAACAAATTCAATTCGATTTACCTTGCCTTCAAAATTTGATACCTCAATCTTTGCCTTTTTTATGATGTCCTAAAAAACATTGTAATGTACTGATTGAAACATTTCTTTCACCCAATTAGATATCTACTGGGCTGTAGGAAAGCGTATTAGAGTAGTTGTCTATGCTGGCTGCTTCTCTTGATTTTTATCGTCATTCATTTCAAGAATCTCTTATTGTTCTTTTGTTAATTGAAGAGCTACTAGATCGAGATACTTATACCTCAATATTGCTAACCCAAGCATCAATATTGCAATCAAATGTTGGAATTACCATGTAACATAGGTAAGAGTAAGAgagagtttaatttttttagtatcATCAAGAATTGattgtattgtattttttttaacacttgcCAAAAGTTTCAAATGTTTTAAGAAGCTCAGTACTGTTTGTAGGTAATCTACAGCCATCCAAGTTCACACTTGTTTCTCTATTCTAAAGCTGCTCTAGTTCATTGTCAACTCTTAAATAAAGATGGCTAGTCAGCTCATTTTTGGTTCAACTCTTGGGAAAGAAACTCGTTTGAGCCAGTCAAACCCTCTGCTGGTTATCAGCTTGTTGACATTCCTGCTATAGTAAGGCTTGCCTTCTCTTGCTTTTCTTAGCCTAAGTTGTTATGTGGTAGCAATGTTGGGTGAATTTTGTTGATCTGCTGGCTTAGGTGAATGAATGCATTAAGCTCCgatattttttaatcttagaAACCTGATTAAATCCCCCAATGCCACACACATTTATGGTGGCATGGTTCAATTAAGAAACTTCTTGGGTTCATGCTGACACTTTATTCATTGCTTTCCTATCTGCCTTTGTGACTACTTATCATAGAAAATACAtacctattttctttttttttttctttttttaaggaaatttcaATAAAGGACTTGTTTCATAATTTTCTAATGGAAGGTGTGCAGAGTTGGTTAGTGACTTGGTCTTGCACAAGGTAAGACAACAGTTAATTGATATTTAACTGTTGTCCTCGTTCTTTGGGATCAAGTGGCTGAATTATTTTTCACCGTTGCCTAACCTATTGTTCCCTTGTACTAAAAGGCCCTCTTGCACCACAGGACATGTTGAATCTGTTTTATGAGCTATCAGCACCATGTCCTCAAAGGAATATACTAAACATTTTAAGTTCCaaaattgtttcttttatttgcttttgATTTTGCTTTTGGATTATTTATGGTTGATGTATTTTCTTTCATGTATGGATATGTACTTCCGTCTtcagcttttctttcttatctTTGCAAACTATTTGTACAGGCTGATTGGAAACCCATAGTTACCAGATAGATTTGGTGACATAACCACGCTCATCAATCTATCAACTGATTAACGGTTAAAGAAACCAAAATACGTTGTCTGATATCATGTTTAGGTTTTTCAAACTAAATTGGTTGtgaatttatgttttaaatttattttgatcgttattttttatgaatgatCTGAGTGAGAATTTATTCCAAACTAGCTTCACTACCATGAGAAAATTAATTtagtattcaaaaatattagatGCAATCTATCCTAATAGTGATTTCTTTGCATCCATGCTCCTTATACATGCTTTGGCTTTATTGATCATGTGGATTTGAAACCAAACTGTTGTTAGCTAAGAGGAAGTAACACATATTGTACTAAAAAAGATGTTCATGAATTTGTTTTGGACCATTATTAGCAATACCTAAATTGAATCTGTTTACATTCTGTTGATTTGCTCATCAAAGAATATATAGTTTGTATTTCTTTCCCTTGCATATTATATGTTGTAGTGTCCTTTTGTTCATGAAGCTCTCTTTCTAAGTGGTAACTGTGTTGCTGCTGACGTCTTTTGCTGTTGGTGGCAGGCTACTCTGCAGACCTTTTTGAAACCAGAAAACTGTAAATATGGGCTTCTATAACGAAAATTGGCAGCCAATTGAGGCAGGGCATCTCTCAGAATCGACAAGCACCCATGGCATCTACTCCCTGAACCAAACCAATCGCGTTTCCCAGCCAGAGTTTCTAGGTGGTCTAGACGATCTACATCATCAATAACGATGAGAACCTTTTTACGACATAATCTATTTCTTATAGTTCCACGGTAGGTTATGCATTCTTTCCTCAAAGTATCTGAAACAAGCTGTTCTTTCAGGGACTTTAGATcatttcctttaacattttcaAGAAAGCTAATACTTTCAAATTGAGAAGTCTCCAATGCATAAAAAGTTCTGGCAATTTCTGTTTTGCCTATACCACCCATCCCACATATTCCAATAAACTCAGCACCACTCTTTGATTTATAAACATATGATTTCAGCTTCTCCATGCGTGAATGCATTCCAAATAGGCCATCAAAAATTATATCTGGAGAACCAACATATTCTTTTGATACCTTTAGAACAAATTCATCGATAAATTCTGCTTGATTATCCCTTCATAAAAATACAACTGTGGTGAGTTAGCAAGTACCATGTAACAAtaaatgtattaaatatttaattgatattgtGTTTTTAGTGTGTACCGTATCAGTTATAGACAATTATGTAGAATGTGTTGTCCAAAATATGAACTttgaaattaatgttaaaactgCTATAACTTTGAAAGACAATCGGCGATTAGGCACACACCAGGTCATCTTAATGTTAAAACCGCTCTAACTTGTTTTTAATCAACTCTTAAATCATTTGAATGgttgagattttaaaatataatattatcttaTAAACATATGAAATCATCTTCTCCATGCGTAAAAGCATTCCAACTAGGCCCTTAGAAATGTTTGGTAAAAAAACATATTCTTTTGATACCTTAAAGCTAACTCATCGATAAATTTTGCTTCATTATCCTTCATAattcaaagaaaaatagaatGTAGCATCAGAggtattgaatattttttatataaaaatttttaaaaggtaaCCTTAATATTGTAGTTTAGTGTGTACCATATCGATCAGAAACTGTTATGTAGTACAATATATCGGTCACGTTCACATTAGATTGTCTTAATATTAAAACTGTAATATTAAAACTATGttattaaatatagatatatattttatcaattctCAGATCGCTTCAGGGTTGAGATATAAAAATGTATTACTAGAGCTACTTTGTCTAGATTGGATTTCAATAATTCACATGATCTAAATAGGtcattaacatattttttttttttcttttaagtctTAACCTTTGAAATAATAGTCCAAAAGTTTATATCAAAGGTCATGATGTTAAATTTATAAGttcaacaaaatataatttgactcataaaatatatatgtatttatatggagtatgactaaaatatatatatatatatatagacttgcACGATCCTTGACTAAAGTTAAAATTCTAGTAACAACCTATAAGCACTAATAAGCGCATACATGGTCTAAAAAGACTAGCAAGAGAATTTTAGTATATGATCATGGATTAGAGAATATACGTACTGTTAATTCACCACACTCATATAGGCTGCTATTGCATTTTTAATCTTGGCCCTTTAAAGAATTAACAACtgatttttatatgcataaaatgaTTGAAACAATTTCAAGAGTTGtctatatttttaaagttttatctgattgtttttttttttttccaaaatttatatCTCAAATATTGGATTTGACATGTTTTAAgccatttttaatttgtatactGAGAAgtagttaagaaaaaaaatgttacaaaagGCACCCTAAAGATCCCAAATTTACAATTCCCAAATCTTATACTAAATAATATGACTAGTCCCCTAAATTCTCATTTCAATACTTGTTAGATTGTGgttttaattaatatgtatattggcatggtctttttttttttttttaaatagactaTGATCCATTTGAAAAATACCAAAGAGACATATACAAATTTATCTCCATTTTACAACCACAtcacataataatatttttttttcattatttcaaATGAAAGCCACCTGCATACAAAACATGTGGTAAAGCAAATTTATCCAGATATATCTGTTTAAATTTTACTCACAAAAaacgaaataaaaattaataggcAATAATCAAGAAGGTgactattttaatattattctttcaACTTTCACTCAAATGCCATCCAGAtctaggagaaaaaaaaaaaaaaaagtagatacAACCAGATCTAACATTTATgcatttttagttttagttaaAGCTGGCCAGAAACAAAATTTAGTTAAGAGATTCGCAAATATCCGTGTAAGAATTAAAGTAAATTATTGCCATTAATGCTGTACATTTCTGAagagatattaaaaataaataaatacttgtttCTAGAACCACTTAGACAACAAGTATTTCATagaaattgatagaaatattTATGCAACTTCACTTCCTAAAACATTTATGAATAATTTTAGTCGGTTAATAAATcgattttatatttgtataaataggCAGCTATTGCTTCCAcaacatatataacaattacattaaaaaaaaaaaaaaagaattgctttaatctattttcctttcttcacCAAGAGTATCTtactttttattcaaataatttaaCTCATTTCTATTTCCCTTTATTACCTAAATCAAAATAcccacaaataaattccatcatAAATCAAGATCTATAAGATTGtttcaaaaaatacaattaaaaaaggaagagttatttttatgaaaaatttaagaaagaaaaagaaaaagagatactTTACCTTTCAGTCAAAGGGAATCCAGAAATTCCGCCGACTTGTGCTAACGCATCTTCCTAACTTTTAAGCTCTTTCTCgatattttctctttcattttcggtcaatatttttgctttctcctttttattcctAAAATCTTGTTTGTGCTTCATAAATGCTTCTCCAAATGCTCCAGTCTTGTTTTTCACATCAGTTGGTCCCACAAGGAAAAAAATCGGTAAAACAATATGCTCCATGATGTTCCTGCAATCAAGAATCTTGACAAGTTCTTTCAAGCACCATGTTGAATTAGCATAGTTTTTTGAGAGAACGATAATTGAACAACTTGactcttctatttttttaaacagtTCGGAAATATCTTTTCCACTTTTGAGTTTATCGTCTATGAAGGTATCATGAATTCCCTTTTCCTTCAACTCACGGAGAAGGAACGATGTGAAGTTGTTGCGAGTGTCTTCGCCACGGAAACTTAAGAACACATCATACTTTTTTGGAGATTTAGAATtagatgaggaagaagaagtggGAGACGAATAaggtctttcctttttttttttttttttttgtgctctttttttttttagcaaaggTTCTGAGTGGCCAAATAACTAGAGATCTATGGATCGCACTTGTTGGCCGAGATTCATGGAATGAAAGAGattaattaataagtaaatatattaaGTAACCGTTTTTGCAACAATATTTCTAATTGGTCTTAAGTGGGtcccatttaaaatatttataattggaCTTCAAGATTAAGTCAAAACAACAGTATTTGAGGCGTTTTATTCCATCTATAATTGATCTAAAGTAGGCCCCATTTTAGATAAATGCACAGCAAAACAATGCTTACATTCAGATAAGGCATGAGCcaataaacaaatttttgattatttaagaTAAACCCATTAAATAGGACAAGATGTAGATGTGCAGGACAAGGCTGATATTTTGTGTGGACATAGTGAGAAGTTGGTTGTAGCATTTGGGCTTCTAAACACTCCTCCTATAATACCCCATCCTAAAGCACAACAGAAATTTTTTCACGTGATCGAGTTCGACCGGATTTGATCATTGTTGATCAAATGGGGTcaaatttttgactttttactTTGGAGAGACTTTCATGTTGACCGAGGCACCATTATAGAGTACACATTgacctgagttcgtagactagtagcacattgagaATGGAGCAATAGCTTGGAAGTTATGAGCGAAACAATTTGCTGTCCGAATTATCCGAAGGTGCcgtgtttgactttttatttttgtaaaattttactcTTTGACTCATGTGTGGTTGTacagtactcatcgatacgagttcataataATGAGAGTCCGCCCGTACCCGTACAACTGGGTACTCGTTGGGatgctgatcctgtacaaatgaagatggaGCCAATCACGAGGGcacaagctaaaagatttaaggacaacttggttAGCTTCAAACAAGGTGTGACTCAAATTCAAAAGGGTATGACAATACACGAAGAACCAAAGCCtgtcttatgcatccaagttatgaaagCAGATATGGATCCGGCAAGTTGTTTTGGAGCATCTATGAGTTCcaggaagaaagaaaattagtttGTTAGAATATGAATGAGATTGAGATCATCatgaggccatggaatcatgttaagGCCAAAGCTAAGCTATTTAAATGAGGTATGTGCGCATAACCCTACACTTTGGCCAAAAATGCACCATTTTGGCGCTAGGATTGATgtttcttgttgttcaagcaagtttttctTATTCTAACAAAGGCAACGTATcggaaccaatattaatcctatttggctttctacatggcatattgaagctgatttggagcctaaattaattggtgattggacaaagatagcttatttgtaaaactagtcaactagtttcctaatttgaacctTGACCTttcgttttaggaaatagtttttattttttatttttatttatttattgttggaCAAATCACTTtagaaaagttagaattttagtaGACTCTGTTTGGCAGggtttttttttgcttaaaagctCCACTTGAGGGCCAAAAgctcttttatcaaaaaataaaggtgTTTGGCAAAAtcaataagtacttattgacaaaaaaataagcttttttaagctgttttagaGAAGCCCAAATTTTGAGCTTCtcttaaa contains the following coding sequences:
- the LOC132803215 gene encoding disease resistance protein Roq1-like, with translation MHSRMEKLKSYVYKSKSGAEFIGICGMGGIGKTEIARTFYALETSQFESISFLENVKGNDLKSLKEQLVSDTLRKECITYRGTIRNRLCRKKVLIVIDDVDRLDHLETLAGKRDWFGSGSRCHGCLSILRDALPQLAANFRYRSPYLQFSGFKKVCRVACHQQQKTSAATQLPLRKRAS